A window of Bacteroidota bacterium contains these coding sequences:
- the secY gene encoding preprotein translocase subunit SecY, translated as MKKFIGTIRNIFSIEELRQRILYTLGFLLIYRLGSYVVIPGVDPEALRRSHTNDEGILQLINIFAGGAFSRASIFALGIMPYISASIILQLLTMALPHFQRLQREGESGRKKINQYTRYLTIIITAMQAVGYLASQVADKTGAVRDQSTFWWFEAVFILVTGTVFVMWLGEKITDKGIGNGISLIIMIGIVARLPFAISTEFGSRLESTGGGLIMFLVELAVLLCVVVGCILLVQGTRRIPIHFAKRIVGNRQYGGQRNYIPLKVNASGVMPIIFAQAIVMIPIQLAGFATRNSEGEVSWFVREFGNHYGIWYNAFTALLIVVFTYFYTAITVNPNMMAEEMKRNEGYIPGVKPGKKTAEYIDMIMSRITLPGALMLAVVAILPAIVIHFGVSNEFAQFYGGTSILILVGVVLDTLQQIESYLLMRHYDGLMKSGRIKGRSSVGMTATAQY; from the coding sequence ATTCATTGGTACCATAAGGAATATTTTTTCCATCGAGGAACTTCGCCAGCGTATCCTTTACACGCTTGGCTTCCTGCTGATTTATCGTCTCGGAAGTTACGTGGTAATTCCCGGTGTCGATCCGGAAGCTTTACGACGTTCTCATACGAATGACGAAGGGATTCTGCAACTCATCAATATTTTTGCGGGAGGAGCTTTCTCACGTGCTTCTATTTTTGCACTTGGCATCATGCCGTACATTTCTGCTTCTATTATTCTCCAGTTATTGACAATGGCGTTACCTCATTTTCAGCGTTTGCAGCGTGAGGGGGAAAGCGGCAGAAAAAAAATCAATCAGTATACGCGTTACCTTACCATCATTATCACTGCTATGCAGGCTGTCGGATATCTCGCTTCACAAGTTGCAGATAAAACAGGTGCTGTGCGTGATCAATCTACCTTCTGGTGGTTCGAAGCTGTTTTTATTCTCGTAACAGGAACTGTTTTCGTGATGTGGCTAGGCGAAAAAATTACAGACAAAGGAATCGGTAATGGAATTTCGCTGATCATTATGATAGGAATTGTGGCGCGACTTCCGTTTGCTATTTCAACTGAATTCGGTTCACGTTTAGAATCAACAGGCGGCGGACTAATCATGTTCCTTGTGGAGCTGGCGGTTTTGCTTTGTGTTGTCGTAGGTTGTATTCTGCTCGTGCAGGGAACGCGGAGAATTCCTATTCACTTTGCAAAAAGAATAGTAGGTAATCGTCAATACGGCGGACAAAGAAATTACATTCCTCTTAAAGTGAATGCGTCTGGTGTAATGCCCATCATATTTGCTCAGGCTATCGTAATGATACCGATACAACTCGCCGGATTTGCAACCCGGAATTCAGAAGGCGAAGTGAGTTGGTTTGTGCGCGAATTCGGAAACCACTATGGAATCTGGTATAATGCATTTACGGCATTGCTCATTGTTGTATTCACTTATTTCTATACTGCGATCACCGTCAACCCGAATATGATGGCAGAGGAAATGAAACGAAATGAAGGATACATTCCCGGAGTAAAACCCGGAAAGAAAACAGCGGAATATATCGACATGATCATGTCTCGAATTACCTTACCCGGAGCTCTTATGCTCGCAGTTGTTGCGATCCTTCCTGCAATCGTAATTCATTTTGGCGTGTCGAACGAATTTGCACAATTCTACGGTGGTACAAGTATTCTTATTCTCGTAGGCGTTGTGCTCGATACTTTACAACAAATTGAAAGTTATCTTCTCATGCGTCACTACGATGGTCTGATGAAATCAGGTCGAATCAAAGGCCGTTCATCCGTTGGTATGACTGCTACAGCACAGTACTAA